TCAATCACCAAAAGCTCCAAAAAACGTGATTTCTAGTTACCTTAAGGTGAGGAAAACCTTCttttcatcatcatgaagcttcAGCCTTCATGGTTCATAAGATTCTAAAGTTGTTGTTGATGTTAAAATAGGCGTAAAAGTGCTTCTAGAAGCTTGTTTTTGGTTCAACTTTTAGCAGCAGCAAAGGAGGTAAAGTTTGGTAAATTAATCAATGGTTGGCTGTGTTCTTGAAGTGTTAAATCAGATCTTGTTGCTTGAGgtttgattttgggtgtttgtgTGATGGTTTGATCATGAAATCTTGTTGTTTAATGCTTGAAAATCATGTTTATAATGGTTTTGAAGTGGGTGTTGGTGCTGCTGGAAAACGTGACATTCCAGCCATGAAAACCATGATTTTTGATGCTTATTTGATGTGCATTTAATGGCTGAAAAGTTTCTCTTTGGTTTGATAAAAATCGGGTTCAAATCGGTTTccgaaaagattgaaaaactagcTGAAAATCAAGCAGAAATCTGATGAACTTTTGGAAAAatgtttttggtttttggaAGAACATGAAAAAGTGTATTCATGGAGTTTTGGGGTCAAAATGCaattattaaaaagtttggggttgaaaattaattaatcaaaagttGAGGGGCCAAAGTGCAATTATTAAAAGTTATAGGGGTCAGAGTGCAATTTCCAAGAAGTTTGGGGGTCAAAatgcaatttttgaaagttaaataaaatattattattttaataatcaaatattaatatattattttattaataatattattttaataataatattatttaattaataataataaaatattgataaaaagacAGTTTTTCCTAAAAGCCTCAGGAAGGCAGTTTTGAGTCCAGAATTCTCTAATTTCCTTTACTAAACACCTAAGAAGAGGTATAAGAGAAGATATAGAGGTATATGAGGTAAAGAGACAAGATTTTGAAACCTGTGTTTAtgttaaaaagaaaaggagttaAAAGTGATATAGCTGTGTACCTGACCTTACAGAGTAAACAGAGAATTGTAAAATGAGCTTTCTGTGATGTTGTAATGCTTGATTTATAATGATTGCTAAGTGATGGAAAGTATGGTCATATGTGAATTATGAGCCTTCGGGCAATGCTTGTGAATGTTGTGCGGGGACGCCCGTATTGTGATGTTGCTTCCCAGACAGGCTGCGGTAGAGTAGTACCAGCCCTGCAAGCTGAATGCTTGGTAGAGGCCTGACTCGCATACCTGTGGTATATTGAGACCTGAGCAAATACCAGCCCTGCAAGTCGAGAGCACTTGGTAGAGGGTATGCAGTACTTAATCTGGGATTAAGTTCTGGGAAGGCCCTATCTAACTTGGAGGGTCGGATTGCGTCGGGTGCGGGtcgaaaccgacaaatgagctcattacctgcagtagggacagacatgcatcatacttgtttgtgcattatTTATTCCTTATCTTCTTGTGTTCTTGTtctattccttgtttgtttgagCATAACCGTGTGATTGCATATTAATGTGTGAACGTGCATTTACTTcctattttctctcttgttcATGTGTTAGTTTATGTTGCTGTTATGTACATATTACTCTACATTTATTTATACTTCTATGACCACGGACATTATAAATGAACTTAACTGTATACCCTGACCTTACTAAGAACTCCTCAGTTCTTACCCCTTACACCTCTACAGATGGACACATGAGTCCTATTCTACGAGATTGATCCACCGTACATCCACGAGGACCCGGTGCGCGACGAGTATTACATCTACTGTGCGGTACCTCATATCGGTAATTATGTAGTTCATGGTAGACCTTTCCAGTACCCTATTAGGACAGCATACTTTAATCCTGATGCACCTTATGATTTTCCTTTATCTTGGTTACACCCCGGCGGACCTGGGATACCTCATCCTGAGGAGAAGATGCCACCTCCACCTGACTATCCTCCTCCACCTGAACCTCCTCTACCTGATGAGCCTATACCTGCCCAGCCTATCCATGAGTTACCTCCTGCACCTTTTGTCCTTGATGAGTGGGGTGTTCCTATGTTGCCACCCGAGCTTGATCCTTTACCTGAGCAGATCGAGCCTCCTGTCTTTGATGAGCAGCAGGGACATGAGTATGATCAGATCATGGAGGTGCCACCTCCTTCTCCCGACTGTATTTTGTTTGGTAGCTATCCTTTTATGGTTCCTGTGGCCAACAGTGGTTCCTCTGCTATCACTCCGGCAGAAGAAGAggacgaggaagaagaagatccaGAGGAAGATCCTAACTTCATAGTTATCTCCTCTGACAGCGATGACGATGAGCCAGGCGAGGCATCGGCAGGCGAGCATCACCATTCGCCCCGTGGTTTTCCGTGAGGTACTCTGGACTAGGATTGAGGAGATTTTTTGAGACGCCTAGTCTAACTTCAGTAGATTAGAGTGTCTCCCTCACTTTTGTTAGCATGATTAGAGGGAATAGGCATATCATAGagttaggctagcctgggtgccagcttaggggcTTTGGTCAGGCCAGGCCCTGGGGCGTCTTATGTACATATATGTACATACTATATGAGTCACTGACCTAGGGGTGCTGTACTATAGCTATATGCTTATATAACTGAGCCACTTCTATAACATGATGTATATTATAGTGTGTTACTCCATATTCTGTTATCTTTTGTTTTATGTATGTGAATGTTTAATTATCCCTTGATATATGGAGGGTATGCGACtttaaattatt
Above is a genomic segment from Arachis duranensis cultivar V14167 unplaced genomic scaffold, aradu.V14167.gnm2.J7QH unplaced_Scaffold_343483, whole genome shotgun sequence containing:
- the LOC107465832 gene encoding uncharacterized protein LOC107465832, which gives rise to MSLRAMLVNVVRGRPYCDVASQTGCVHGRPFQYPIRTAYFNPDAPYDFPLSWLHPGGPGIPHPEEKMPPPPDYPPPPEPPLPDEPIPAQPIHELPPAPFVLDEWGVPMLPPELDPLPEQIEPPVFDEQQGHEYDQIMEVPPPSPDCILFGSYPFMVPVANSGSSAITPAEEEDEEEEDPEEDPNFIVISSDSDDDEPGEASAGEHHHSPRGFP